Proteins encoded in a region of the Streptomyces sp. NBC_01381 genome:
- a CDS encoding DUF6431 domain-containing protein: MIVVAESETSALPPCPACDAPLRPWGYARERAIRLPEGGLRRLRPRRARCPSCRTTHVLLPPYCLLRRADSVHTIAAALLDHVAGHGHRRIAERRHRPATTVRGWLRRARARAAFWSRHGMIYAYRLTPDAGPFQPRATELAEALDVLGEAARVAQEQHASWASTDPWGAVVLVTGGRLLTPA; this comes from the coding sequence GTGATCGTCGTGGCGGAGTCCGAGACGAGTGCACTGCCGCCTTGCCCGGCCTGCGACGCGCCCCTGCGCCCGTGGGGCTACGCCCGGGAGCGCGCGATCCGGCTGCCCGAAGGCGGCCTCCGGCGGCTGCGGCCGAGGCGGGCCCGCTGCCCCTCCTGCCGCACCACACACGTGCTGCTGCCGCCGTACTGCCTGCTCAGGCGCGCGGACAGCGTGCACACCATCGCCGCCGCTCTCCTGGACCACGTCGCCGGGCACGGCCACCGCCGCATCGCCGAGCGGCGGCACCGGCCAGCGACGACCGTCCGCGGCTGGCTCCGCCGCGCGAGAGCACGCGCCGCGTTCTGGAGCCGCCACGGCATGATCTACGCCTACCGACTCACCCCGGACGCCGGACCGTTCCAGCCCCGGGCCACCGAGCTGGCCGAGGCCCTCGACGTCCTGGGGGAGGCCGCCCGCGTCGCCCAGGAGCAGCACGCCTCATGGGCCTCCACCGATCCGTGGGGCGCCGTCGTCTTGGTCACCGGCGGCC
- the mpaP gene encoding daptide biosynthesis intramembrane metalloprotease, with the protein MEIAQKDGYDHAVVSLPGGRYLRLGRDAALLLADLDGTRCREEVLAQWSTEVGEDSAVRLLEKLCALGLLEDPDGPPPVRERAFVYRKPLSFQFTLVRPRRLTGVLRVLGGVLARRPFPQLYLALLAAGAVAVAVGHRGLAHAVSTPVSLGTVFQVWAVMLVVGAVHELGHATALTRFGGRPRRIGVMLFYLVPAFFCDVSAGWKLADRGQRIRVALSGVVVNAGVAAGAAIAAALSAGETAAFWWLLTCYNVISTVFNLLPFVKLDGYLALMGRVDVPFLRDKAIGDARGWLGRVLYGHPRDEKRLDRPWTVPFGLAAMAFPVAWMGFLLTRILIVPSILSWGIAGAVLWLLLVTVTAGRLLYGTARIAFPRRGQSRRASRGRRLLGLGVVAAAVGTLLCAVPVDGTATAGYVLLDGRPVLAMPTAGGAVHAIHPGETVQLRSLGMIARPVVATAVVDSPPSTPVQVPSAAYSAVKSGSGHTEAVLYRLREVHGHPLPRGGRATVNTGTTTLASRLADTYLLPPLRLLTGLG; encoded by the coding sequence ATGGAGATTGCACAGAAGGACGGGTACGACCATGCGGTGGTGAGTCTGCCCGGGGGCCGCTATTTGCGGCTGGGGCGGGATGCCGCGCTGCTGCTGGCAGATCTCGACGGCACACGGTGCCGTGAGGAGGTCCTGGCCCAGTGGTCCACCGAGGTGGGCGAGGACAGCGCGGTGCGGCTGCTGGAGAAGTTGTGCGCGCTCGGGCTGCTTGAGGACCCTGACGGTCCGCCTCCCGTGCGCGAGCGTGCCTTTGTCTACCGCAAGCCTTTGTCGTTCCAGTTCACGCTGGTGCGCCCGCGGCGCCTGACGGGGGTCCTGCGGGTGCTCGGCGGTGTGCTGGCCCGGCGCCCGTTCCCCCAGTTGTATCTGGCGCTGCTGGCCGCCGGGGCGGTGGCGGTGGCCGTCGGCCACCGCGGCCTGGCCCACGCGGTCAGCACGCCGGTCTCGCTGGGCACCGTGTTCCAGGTCTGGGCGGTCATGCTCGTGGTCGGTGCGGTGCACGAGTTGGGGCATGCCACGGCGCTGACCCGTTTCGGCGGCCGGCCCCGGCGGATCGGCGTCATGCTGTTCTACCTGGTCCCTGCCTTCTTCTGTGATGTCTCGGCGGGGTGGAAACTGGCTGATCGCGGGCAGCGGATACGCGTGGCACTGTCCGGTGTCGTGGTGAACGCCGGCGTGGCGGCCGGCGCGGCGATTGCCGCGGCGCTCAGCGCGGGGGAGACGGCCGCGTTCTGGTGGCTGCTGACCTGTTACAACGTGATCAGCACGGTGTTCAACCTGCTGCCGTTCGTCAAGCTCGACGGGTACCTGGCCCTGATGGGCCGGGTGGACGTGCCGTTCCTGCGCGACAAGGCGATCGGCGATGCGCGCGGGTGGCTGGGCCGGGTCCTGTACGGGCACCCGCGCGACGAAAAGAGACTGGACCGGCCGTGGACAGTGCCGTTCGGGCTGGCCGCGATGGCCTTCCCCGTGGCCTGGATGGGGTTCCTGCTCACCCGGATCCTGATCGTGCCCTCGATCCTGTCGTGGGGGATCGCCGGGGCGGTGCTGTGGCTGCTGCTCGTGACGGTGACAGCCGGCCGCCTGCTCTACGGCACCGCCCGTATCGCGTTCCCGCGCCGCGGCCAGAGCCGGCGCGCGAGCCGGGGCCGCAGGCTGCTGGGGCTGGGCGTGGTGGCCGCGGCCGTGGGCACGCTGCTGTGCGCGGTGCCGGTCGACGGCACCGCCACGGCGGGATACGTGCTCCTCGACGGCCGGCCCGTGCTGGCGATGCCCACCGCCGGCGGCGCGGTCCACGCCATCCACCCCGGCGAGACGGTGCAGCTGCGCTCGCTGGGAATGATAGCCAGGCCGGTGGTGGCCACCGCCGTGGTCGACAGCCCGCCCAGCACACCGGTGCAGGTGCCCTCGGCCGCCTACAGCGCCGTCAAGAGCGGCTCCGGGCACACCGAAG
- a CDS encoding helix-turn-helix domain-containing protein: MIEVGGARRLGPAAQEVVRLRVVAVLESGQVRTYRQAAEVFGVSERSVGTWWRTFKAAGGESPAAPVKSRSGPVS, translated from the coding sequence GTGATCGAGGTTGGGGGTGCGCGGCGCCTGGGGCCTGCCGCGCAGGAGGTGGTGCGGCTGCGGGTGGTGGCCGTGCTGGAGTCGGGGCAGGTGCGGACGTACCGGCAGGCGGCCGAGGTGTTCGGGGTGTCGGAGAGGTCCGTGGGCACTTGGTGGCGCACGTTCAAGGCCGCGGGCGGGGAATCTCCGGCAGCGCCGGTCAAGTCCCGCTCCGGCCCGGTGAGTTGA